TTATCTCTCTTAAGCAATTAAGCTGAGTCCttgaaagttcttttttcttttcttttttttcttttcttggtctcTAAGTGGGAGTTGGGCTGCAGGCTGCCTGGTAATGTCATTTCCAGCAGATCAATCCAGGCCCTTGCCCAGGGGAGAATGGCTTCTGGGGCCCTAATTTGGGAGCTGCTTACCTCTCTTCCCTCGTTTTCTCAGAGGTCACATCTTGTGCTGTTGGTGCTGCTCACTCTttgggggagaggcaggaaggatctgTGATCCAGCTGTAATCCAAGTTAGGTGGTCATTTCGGGTTAAAGAGGGTCTCATGGAGAGATTataaacacccccccccccccccaaaaaaaaacacacacagaaagatgGGTATTTGGAAGCTGGTCAGTCAACCAGCTATTTATTGAGATACGGTTATGTTCAGACACGAGGGATACTGTAGTTAAACCACACATGGTTCCTGTTCTCTGGGATCTTATGCTTTTATCAAGATAGACAATAAATGATTAGTGGGACAAAAGGAAAGTGCAGCATATTTGGGATTATATAATCAGCAATAATAATCTACTTTGCAGGGCCTGCGAAGGGACAttttaagctgagacttgaaggctgtgtatgtgtgtggcagGGGAAGCGTTCATCAGAGGGAATAGTATGTGAAGGTCTTGAGGTGGGAGAGAACATGGTTTATTAGAGAAACTGAGAGACAGGCAACATGGTGAGAGAGGACACACGGTAGCAGGAGAGTCTAGTCTGGTGAGAAAGACCAGGATCCCTGTAACCCATATTTAAGGAGTTTAAACCTGACGCTAAGAACAATAGGATGCCTTTGGAGGGGTCTAGGGAGGGTCTCAGGAAGGGATcagatgtgtatttttatttattttattttattttatcttttgaagaagattagccccaaactaacatgtgtgcccatcttcctttatttttgaatatgtgggatgccttccacagcatgactggataagcggtgcatagatctgtgcccaggatcggaactggcgaaccctgggccaccaaactagagcgcacgaacttaactggtgcaccaccaggccagcctgatgtatattttcaaaagtttgtaGCTGATTTTGAACACTGCAGGGACAAGACTGGATGTGGGAAAGCCACTTGGGAGGTTGTTGAAGTTAGAGATGCTGGTGACTGGCTTACTTTTAGCTTGGGTTTAGCCCCTAGATGCTCTTGGTACTCTGGAAGCTGTGCTGTTTGGGGATGGAGGTATGGGTGAGGTCAGGTGAAGAGGAGAGTGTCTCTAACTGGGGCTCCAGTACCTGCCCGATGGAGGTGGTGATGAGTGGTTCGTAGAGCTGGGTATTGTCTTCAGATTCTGGCCTAGTAGTTGGGCCAGGAAGGTGTCAGCGCAAGTAGAGATGCAGCCTCCTTGCTTACCCAGGAGTGTTTGCTGAGCCAGGTGCTATTCAGTTGCTGGTTGTAATTAGAGGATTGTGAAGACCTAGGAGGAGTTAGTGCCTAAAACCTGTCACCTTTCACTTCATCTCTGGGCCTGGCCTCCTAAAGTGTCTCTATCTAGCCTTTCTTCTCCCTGGGCATAGGAATTCCTCAGCTTGGTTAAGAGGGTGAGTGTGGGGGTGTAGTCACAcctgttgcttttttttcattattggaAGAGGTGCAGAGTTTCCCTTTGCtgcagaaggggagggaggacTGACTTGCCCAGGTTTGTTCCAGTTCTCTGGCCTTTGTATCATCTGTTTCCTATAGGGGAGATACCCAAGGCTCTGGCCTTTGGCTTTGCCAGCCCCATTCCAGTCACTTCTGGCCCTACCCACACCCACACTCTTGACAGGCCTGGGCGGGCGGCTCCTTGCCTGACAAGGCTGAAGATGTTGCTAGTTCTCAGGGAAGTGGTGGGGTGAGGCTTTTCCATCTACAGAATCAAGCTTTTTTCTAGCTCTCACTTGGTAGGGGTAGGGAAAGAGACTTCTTTTGGGACTACCATTGAGGGGTTGGGTGGCATACTGTAGGGCCTTCAAAATAAAAGTGTGAATATCAGCTGTGTATAAGACACTGCCAGGCATCCTGGATAACCAGGAAGTATAAGCAGAGTTTAAATCCTTCCAAAAACCAAGAAGAATATAAACTAATAGAATACAAAGGGTTATTTGCCCCAGAGGAACTCGGAATCTAATTTCAGTAATGATGCAAGGAATGTCGCGTGGTGGGAAGGGGGCAGGATGTGATTGCCAGAAAAGCGAGTGGTACGGAAATGTGTGAATTCAAGGTTGTGAGTAGAAATCAGCATGGGATGGGGAAGCCTGAGGTGTCTTCTTGAAGAAGGTGGGATTTGAGCTAAGCGGAGAAGAGAGGCCTAAGCAGGATATGAGGAATATAAGGTAGATGTAGCTGAAATTGCCTTTTTGCTGACGTCCTCTCCTTTGGTGTTCCCCTCAGACTGTCTGCCTTTATCACAACCAGCAGACGACTCTTCTGAAAAACCTtgatctttttgatgtttttactCTCCAGTTTCATAATCTCCTATGGCTCCAACTGTGTCTGGATGGAGTCCAAACTTTTTTTTGCTCAGAAGGTCCCTGAGCACTACCATCCTGGTTGGGGCTTTGGCTCATGGGTTGTACTTCTCTCTGCCCAGCAAGTCCAGAGGTTTGGCTGTGGTGGGGCTCCTACTGAGTCTGGGGCCATTGGTGGAGGGCTGGGTTCCTGGTTTACAGAGCATATCAATCAGCTGCCACCCCACATGCCCTGTAGCCTTTACCATGCCCTTCTGACCTTCCCCGGCTTTTGCCCCAGGTGCTGCTGCATGAGGAGGGGGATGATTCTGGCTTTGTCAGTCTGTCTCGGCTGGGCCCTTGTCTGAGGGACAAGGACCTGGAGATGGAGGAGCTGATGCTGCAGGATGAGACACTGCTGGGGACCATGCAGAGCTACATGGATGCCTCCCTCATTTCCCTCATTGAGGATTTTGGGAGCCTTGGAGAGGTGAGCTGGGGCGGGGCTTGGGGGTCTTCAGGCGAGAGCTTTGCGTGGGAGATGATGGCTCAGTGGCTCTGCTCTCCCAGAACCTTGGCTGCTAGATACCCAACCCAAGTCCTTGAAGAGTGATTTTGTCTCTAGGTGAGTGTTGGGCTGCAGGCTGCCGGATTATATCCCATGTAAGGATGCTCTGGCAGGCTTGACTATAGTCCACGGCCTTTCCCCCTGTCTGAGCCCCTAACTTACATATCCAGAGGGTTCTGATCTCTGTTTTGATCCCAATTCCAGCCTAGTCAAGGGTTGTTTGCTGAGCATCCCACATCTTACCTGAGGGTGGAGGATGTGTGTGAAACATAAGCTTAAGACTCATTTCTGCTAGGTTTTTGTTGACACTACAGAGGCAGTGGATGGTAGTAAATGAGATTGGAACCCATGCTTCCTGGTACTCAAATCTGGCAGATTGAGCTGAACTGAGCCAGGCAGACTGAGTCTCTTGATCTCCAGTCCTTCTCAGTGGCCCAGTAAGTCATTAGGGATATTAGTGGGACcttcttgttgtttttctggAGCAGAGCAGGTTATCTCTGGAGGACCAGAATGAAGTGTCGCTGCTCACAGCTCTGACGGAGATCTTGGATAATGCAGATTCCGAGAACCTGTCTCCGTTTGACAGCATTCCTGACTCGGAGCTGCTTGTGTCACCTCGGGAGGGCTCCTCTGTGAGTGTGGGACCAGGGGAAGGGGATGTGTGGTTGGTGCAAAGGTTAGAACCATGTCTGTGGGCCTACTCacatagtgttttgttttgttttttttttataaagattttatttttttcctttttttccccaaagccccccggtacatagttgtatattcttcgttgtggggccttctagttatggcatgtgggacgctgcctcagcatggtttgatgagcagtgccatgtccacgcccaggattcgaaccaacgaaacactgggccgcctgcagcggagcgcgagaacttaaccactcggccacgggaccagccccttaCTTACATAGTTTTGAAGCACTACTCATCTCagttctttttccccctcttagCTGCATAAGCTGCTCACCCTTTCTCGGACACCCCCAGAACGTGACCTCATCACCCCAGTTGACGCATTGGGGCCCAGCACAGGCAGTAGTAGAGTGAGTGGGGTAAGCCTGACTTAGGGAGCCTCAAGGACTCCCAGGAGGGAGGAGTATGTGGGGACAGGTCTGGAAGAATATATTCCTGGAGAAAACTCCctctgtggcttctcttctctcctgcaggTTGAGATGTCTCTCACAGATCCCCCTTGGGActtctctccaccctccttcTTAGAGACCTCCTCCCCCAAGCTTCCTAGCTGGAGACCTCCAAGATCACGACCTCGCTGGGGCCAGTCCCCTCCTCACCAACAACGTAGTgatggggaagaagaggaggaggtggccAGCTTCAGTGGCCAAATGCTTGCTGGGGAGCTCGACAACTCCATAAGCAACATCCCAGACTTCCCCATGCACCTGGCCTGCCCTGAGGAGGAAgataaaacagcagcagcagagatGGCAGTGCAGGTAGCTGGCGACGAGAGCATCTCCTCCCTGAGTGAGCTGGTGCGGGCCATGCACCCATACTGCCTGCCAAACCTCACCCACCTGACATCACTCGAGGATGAGCTTCAGGAGCAGCCAGATGATTTGACACTGCCTGAGGATTGTGTGGTGCTAGAGATTGTGGGCCAGGCAGCCACAGCTGGCAATGACCTAGAGATCCCAGTTGTGGTGCGGCAGATCCCTCCTGGACCTCAGCCTGTGCTCTTGGGTGACTCACTAGAGGCTGGTCCGGCCTTGCAGCTGCTCTTGCCTACACTAGAGTCAGAGACGGAGGCTGCTGTGCCCAAGGAAGCCCTCTGCCCTGAGAAAGAGGGGTTGTCGCTGGACTCAGAGGAAAAGCTGGAGTCAGCTTGCTTGTCGGAGCCCAGGGAGGTCATGGAGCCAGTAGCACCCAAGGGGCCTCAGAACCCACCTGCCAATGCAATGCAGAGTTCCCAGAGAGCTCGAAAGGGTAGGAGGAAGAAGAGCAAGGAGCAGCCAGCAGCCTATGCAGAAGGCTATGCCAGGAGGCTGAGGTCATCTTCACGTGGGCAGTCTACTGTGGCTACAGAGGTGACCTCTCAGGCAGGCAACTTGCCTCAGGAGGAACTTCAAAGAGAGGTTGAGCCTCCCCGTGGTAGAGGGAAGCCCCGGGCTTGGGCTCGGGCCTGGGCAGCTGCCTTGGAGAAGCCTAGCTCTGGGAACTTGGAGAGTAGTGTTGGACAAGCTAGTCCTGCTGAAGAAGGTCCTCTAGACCTCCACCCCAACCTGGTTGACACCATCCAAGCCAGCCCTGTTCCAGCCCATCTCTCATTGGTTGACTCTCCTCGCGCTGACCCCATCCCGCTTGACTCTGTTGAAGCTGATCCCACTGCAGTTGAACCGGGTCTAGCTGACCCTGTAGCTGTTGACCCTGCATTGGTTGACCTTGTTTCAGTCAACTCAGAGCTGGTTGACCCTCTCCCAGCTGACCCAGTGCTGATTGAACCAGTCCTGGCTGACTCAGCAGCAATTGACCCTGCAGTGGTTGTTCCCATCTTAGGTGACTTACCACCAGTTGACCCTGTCCCAGTTAACCCAGCACCAGTTGACTCTGTTCCCGTTGACCTGGCTCCAGTTGACCCTGTGCTAATTAAGTCTAGGCCAACTGATCCCAGACGTGGTGCAGTATCATCAGCCCAGGGAAGTCCAGCCCCCCAGGTCCTCCTGGAGTCAGAGTTCTCAGATCCCCCAAAGGCTATCCCTGAAATCAAGGAGGTTGTGGGTTCTCTGAAGGTGGAAAATGGTACCAATGCCACAACCCAGGAAGCCAGACCTCGGCCTCTTAGCCTATCTGAGTACCGGCGACGAAGGCAACAGCGCCaagcagaggcagaagagaggagtgcccagcccccagctgggAAGTGGCCGAGCCTCCCAGAAACCCCCACAGGGCTGGCAGATATCCCTTGTCTTGTCATCCCACCAGCCCCAGCCAAGAAGACAGCTCTACAGAGAAGCCCTGAGGCTCCTCCTGAGGCTTGCTTTGTGCCTTtgggtcccagctctgcttctcctAGTCCTGAGCCACCTGCAAGCAAACCTGTGGCCTCAGCTCCCACTGAGCAGGTGCCACTCCAAGAGATGCCACTGCCAGTGAGACCTCCAGCTCCTACCGTGCAATCCATGCCCTCAACAATGCCCACTGCTCTGCCTTTTACCCCGGGTAGGCTGGGCATGACCTCCATGCTGCGCCTTCCTGCAAGTGGACAAGGGGTCCCCAGTCTGCCTCCACCACCCTTGCAGCCTCCTAGTCTTCCTATGTCTGTGGGACCAGTGCCCCCTGATCCTTATACTCACTATGCCCCTGTACCACCCTGGCCTTGTTATCCCCCTGTGTCCCCTTCTGGCTATCcttgcctgcctcccccaccaaCGGTGCCCCTAGTGTCTGGTACTCCTGGCGTCTATGCTGTGTCCCCCACTTGCAATGTGCCTTGGGTaccccctcctgccccagtcCCACCTTACAGCTCCAGCTGTACTTATGGGCCCttgggatggggcccaggcctGCAACACCCTCCATTCTGGCCTACTGTACCCCCACCTCCTTTGCCTCTAGCCTCTGTTGGGAGGGCTGTTCCCTCACCCAAGGTGGAGCCCAGTGGCATCCCGGCTAGCTCCCCTGAAAGTGTACTTCCTTTACCAATGACTCCTCCTCTCAGCCTTGGGTCTGCTGGCCACGGTGCTCCACAGATAGAGCCCACCAAGGTGGAGGTCAAGCCAGTGCCTGCATCTCCCCATCTGAAACACAAGGTGTCCTCCCCAGTGCAAAGCCCCCGGATCAAGGCTCCATCGTGTCTGTCTACTGAGAGTGTGGCTGTTGAGGAGCCTGCATCAGAGAGACTGAAGCCTGAGACCCAGGAGACCAGGCCCAGGCAGAAGCCTCCCTCTCCTGTTGCCAAGGCTGTTCCCACACCAAGGCAGGGCACTATCACCAAGCTGCCTGCCGTCCACCCAGCCCGTCTAAGGAAGCTGTCCTTCCTGCCTACCGCACGTGCCCAGGGTCCTGAGGACGTGGTGCAGGCTTTCATCAGTGAGATTGGTGAGTGCCACACAGTTGAGTAGGTGTGAAGAAGGGCACGGAGGTTAGGTGGGGAGAGTCCTCCAAAGAACAGGATAAACCACCTTGGTGGGTCTGGCCTTTGTTGGATTTCTTTGGAGGGTTCTTGAGAGGCAGAGCTCTGGATTTGTTTGATTCCTTCCTGCTTTGTGCTGCTGCCTTGGTTTACTTAGTACAGTGGGCAGGGGGAGCATAAAGGGAGACGTGAGGTGATTTCAGACTTCCTGGGACCTGTGTTCTCAGTTGATAGCGGTTGGTTTCCAAAGCTGTTTTGTGTGCTTCCACAGGAATTGAGGCATCGGACCTGTCCAGTTTGCTGGAGCAGTTTGAGAAATCAGAAGGTGAGAGAACCTGGGTAGCTTTGCTTCAACCCCTTtttgttgatttctcctttgggCCCAGCCCTGTCATTGCTTAAGCTGGGGGGAATGAGGGAGGAGCAGTCTCAGCTCCTAGAGCAGCCCCCTAATTGGAATGGGGAGACAAGATTCACCTGTGACATAAATCTAAGCCCTAGAGAGGGTGGTGGTACAGCATGGCAAGAACTGTAAGAGTAGATGTTTGGGGAGATCCAAGTGCAGTAGGTGCTTGGGGCCATTTTCTAGAGGAAACCAGCTGTCAAGCTGGGCCTTGAAAGACAGGATTTCAGAGAGCGAGAGAATGTGGTGAATAAAGGCAGAGGTATAGGAAGGATTGTGTGTGGTATATTTGGAAGGTAACGGGGAGTTCAGCTTTCTCAGTACAAGGCATGGATCTAGGTGCTGTGGAGGATCCTGTGTCCTGTTCTCAAAGAGCTTTTCATCTAATTGGTGAGAAAAATCTGCAGAAATGATTCTTGAATTGATAACAGGTATAGTATAAGGCAACATATAACATACATTAAGTGTAGAATAAAAATAGGCTACAAGACTAGGAAGTTAGGCAATTGATGTAGAACCTCAATTGCTAGGTTTAGAAGTTTGGACTCTATCTCAGATTCATTGCAGGGGTGGGGCGTGTGGATGTTTCTGAGCAGAGAAGAGACATGAGTAAAATTGGTACCTGGGCACCCACTGGAGGAGAATGGATCTTTGGGGAGAACCCAGTGCAGTGTGTAGGCAAAGTAGATTTTCCTCCTTTGGGTCTCAAAGCCATCCCTTCTGTGCCTCCTCAATCTGGAACATCTGGTTGGGCTTTTAACTAGTATGGTTTCTTTGCAGCCAAAAAGGAGTGCCCTCCCCCGCCTCCTGCTGACAGCTTGGCTGTAGGAAACTCAGGGTAAGTATGGAGACATAATGAGTGAGTTACCCTACAGCTGTTGGTCAGCAGCCGGCCGGCACTCCAGGACCGTCAACTGGATGCCTCTGTGGCAGGGACATTTAGTCAGCCCTAGAgtctctccctatttccccatcCCCTGCTCAGCTCATCACTACTGGGCACTGTCTTGGGTGGTGAGGTAGGAGGATGTGTACCATCCTCTGGCTGATTCCATTCTGGGATTCTAAATGTCCTAGAGGTGTCTTTCATCTTCTGGTAAGTTTGCCTATGGggatttctttccttcatttaacaAACTTTAAGCTTGCTCAACACTGGTGATGGTGTAAGATAAAAAGTAGAAGATGTTCATGGCTAGGGATCCCCTGACTCCTTGTAGGACAGAGATACCCTGGACCTCCTTGTTCCCTAGTCTTCCAGCACTGAGAgccttatttcatttttcatgttcaTGGTACTCCATCTTGTTCTGCCAAGCATGTTCCCCCCAATATTGATTTGGGGTTGGGTTTGAGCCAGGCAGGCGAGGCTCCTAGCTTGAAGGAGGTAGGGGATATTCAAGGTCATAGTTGGCCTGCCTCCTGGAATTGGGCAGAGCTGACTTGAGACCCCACCTACAGTTCTGTCACTAAGACCCCTTTTGTGCTGGAGGAGAATGATAGGGGCAGCTTATGCATCCCATTCCTCTGTATGCCCCCCTCTCCCATTGCTTTGTGAGGAAAGCAGATATACAAGATGTTGAGGAGGCAATGAACCAGGCTTTCCCTTTTCCCCCGCCAGCAGCGTTGACACTCCCCAGGAGAAGAGGCCCCTAGACCGGTTACAAGCCCCAGAACTGGCCAACGTGGCAGGTGGGTTCAGGGTGGGGAACTCTGCCTTTGATTAGTTTATCTAGCAAATGCTTGTAGGGCCTGCTCTGCACCAGGTGTGTGTACATGTTGGGGATACAGAGATCTGATCTTCATCTTTAAGGTTTGTACAGTACAGGGGGCAGatgtgtaaacaaatgagcatgttGAGTATCAGAGGTTGTACATTAAAGAAGCCTGTGTGGTTTATGATAGGGTCTTAAGGGGGACAGTCAGGGAAGGGTTATATAGAAGGTAATCCCAAAGCAGAGGCTTGAGAAAATCACTGATACCAATCAGATACAGGGGATGGGTCATTCCAGGTAGACGGAGCAGCTTGAGTGAACTGAAGAAACAAAACCAGCCTGGTATGTTTTGGGGGAATTTCAAGTGGTTCGGTTTGACCAGAGTGTAGGGCTGATCAGGATGGTGGGCAGAGCtaaagcaggaaataaagctGGAGTGGTAAGTAGGAGGTCAGATTATGGGAACTTTGAAAGCCATGTTAAGCTGTTTGGGCTTTATCCTGTGCATTGAAGAAGCAATTGGAAAAGCTTTACTAGATTGGTTTTTGGGTGCTCCTTCCAACAGGAATGTAGAAGACAGGTGAACGGGTGTGAAGCCCGAGGTAGGAGATCATTGGATGATTACGTGAGTCCAGGCATGATGCAGCCTAGAAGTCATGCAGTCGGGGGGATGGGTCTCAGAATGGAGAGGTAGATCAGACAGGACCTGGTCACCAGCTAGGTTTGGGCAGTGAGAGGTTGAGGGGTTCAGGAGGACCCTAACTGGCTGAGTTTCTATTGCTGGTTCCCAAGATGGGGAACTAAGGAGAAGGAGTAGTTG
The DNA window shown above is from Equus quagga isolate Etosha38 chromosome 2, UCLA_HA_Equagga_1.0, whole genome shotgun sequence and carries:
- the PPRC1 gene encoding peroxisome proliferator-activated receptor gamma coactivator-related protein 1 isoform X2, which encodes MAARRGRRDGVAPPPSGGPGPDPGGGVRGSGWGSRIQAPYGTAGAVSGGEQVLLHEEGDDSGFVSLSRLGPCLRDKDLEMEELMLQDETLLGTMQSYMDASLISLIEDFGSLGESRLSLEDQNEVSLLTALTEILDNADSENLSPFDSIPDSELLVSPREGSSLHKLLTLSRTPPERDLITPVDALGPSTGSSRVSGVEMSLTDPPWDFSPPSFLETSSPKLPSWRPPRSRPRWGQSPPHQQRSDGEEEEEVASFSGQMLAGELDNSISNIPDFPMHLACPEEEDKTAAAEMAVQVAGDESISSLSELVRAMHPYCLPNLTHLTSLEDELQEQPDDLTLPEDCVVLEIVGQAATAGNDLEIPVVVRQIPPGPQPVLLGDSLEAGPALQLLLPTLESETEAAVPKEALCPEKEGLSLDSEEKLESACLSEPREVMEPVAPKGPQNPPANAMQSSQRARKGRRKKSKEQPAAYAEGYARRLRSSSRGQSTVATEVTSQAGNLPQEELQREVEPPRGRGKPRAWARAWAAALEKPSSGNLESSVGQASPAEEGPLDLHPNLVDTIQASPVPAHLSLVDSPRADPIPLDSVEADPTAVEPGLADPVAVDPALVDLVSVNSELVDPLPADPVLIEPVLADSAAIDPAVVVPILGDLPPVDPVPVNPAPVDSVPVDLAPVDPVLIKSRPTDPRRGAVSSAQGSPAPQVLLESEFSDPPKAIPEIKEVVGSLKVENGTNATTQEARPRPLSLSEYRRRRQQRQAEAEERSAQPPAGKWPSLPETPTGLADIPCLVIPPAPAKKTALQRSPEAPPEACFVPLGPSSASPSPEPPASKPVASAPTEQVPLQEMPLPVRPPAPTVQSMPSTMPTALPFTPGRLGMTSMLRLPASGQGVPSLPPPPLQPPSLPMSVGPVPPDPYTHYAPVPPWPCYPPVSPSGYPCLPPPPTVPLVSGTPGVYAVSPTCNVPWVPPPAPVPPYSSSCTYGPLGWGPGLQHPPFWPTVPPPPLPLASVGRAVPSPKVEPSGIPASSPESVLPLPMTPPLSLGSAGHGAPQIEPTKVEVKPVPASPHLKHKVSSPVQSPRIKAPSCLSTESVAVEEPASERLKPETQETRPRQKPPSPVAKAVPTPRQGTITKLPAVHPARLRKLSFLPTARAQGPEDVVQAFISEIGIEASDLSSLLEQFEKSEAKKECPPPPPADSLAVGNSGVDTPQEKRPLDRLQAPELANVAGLTPPATPPHQLWKPLAAVSLLAKAKSPKSTAQEGTLKPEGVTEAKHPPAARLQEGVCGPSPVHVGSGDHDYCVRSRTPPKKMPALVIPEVGSRWNVKRHQDITIKPVLSLGPAAPLPPCTGASQEPLDHRTSNEQADPAAPCLAPSTLLSPEASPCRNDVNTRIPLEPSAKQRSVRCYRKACRSASPPSRGWQGRRGHSSRSVSSGSNRTSEASSSSSSSSSSSRSRSRSLSPPHKRWRRSSCSSSGRSRRCSSSSSSSSSSSSSSSSSSSSRSRSRSPSPRRRSDRRRRYSSYRSHDHYQRQRVLQKERAIEERRVVFIGKIPGRMTRSELKQRFSVFGEIEECTIHFRVQGDNYGFVTYRYAEEAFAAIESGHKLRQADEQPFDLCFGGRRQFCKRSYSDLDSNREDFDPAPVKSKFDSLDFDTLLKQAQKNLRR
- the PPRC1 gene encoding peroxisome proliferator-activated receptor gamma coactivator-related protein 1 isoform X4; the encoded protein is MAARRGRRDGVAPPPSGGPGPDPGGGVRGSGWGSRIQAPYGTAGAVSGGEQVLLHEEGDDSGFVSLSRLGPCLRDKDLEMEELMLQDETLLGTMQSYMDASLISLIEDFGSLGESRLSLEDQNEVSLLTALTEILDNADSENLSPFDSIPDSELLVSPREGSSLHKLLTLSRTPPERDLITPVDALGPSTGSSRVSGVEMSLTDPPWDFSPPSFLETSSPKLPSWRPPRSRPRWGQSPPHQQRSDGEEEEEVASFSGQMLAGELDNSISNIPDFPMHLACPEEEDKTAAAEMAVQVAGDESISSLSELVRAMHPYCLPNLTHLTSLEDELQEQPDDLTLPEDCVVLEIVGQAATAGNDLEIPVVVRQIPPGPQPVLLGDSLEAGPALQLLLPTLESETEAAVPKEALCPEKEGLSLDSEEKLESACLSEPREVMEPVAPKGPQNPPANAMQSSQRARKGRRKKSKEQPAAYAEGYARRLRSSSRGQSTVATEVTSQAGNLPQEELQREVEPPRGRGKPRAWARAWAAALEKPSSGNLESSVGQASPAEEGPLDLHPNLVDTIQASPVPAHLSLVDSPRADPIPLDSVEADPTAVEPGLADPVAVDPALVDLVSVNSELVDPLPADPVLIEPVLADSAAIDPAVVVPILGDLPPVDPVPVNPAPVDSVPVDLAPVDPVLIKSRPTDPRRGAVSSAQGSPAPQVLLESEFSDPPKAIPEIKEVVGSLKVENGTNATTQEARPRPLSLSEYRRRRQQRQAEAEERSAQPPAGKWPSLPETPTGLADIPCLVIPPAPAKKTALQRSPEAPPEACFVPLGPSSASPSPEPPASKPVASAPTEQVPLQEMPLPVRPPAPTVQSMPSTMPTALPFTPGRLGMTSMLRLPASGQGVPSLPPPPLQPPSLPMSVGPVPPDPYTHYAPVPPWPCYPPVSPSGYPCLPPPPTVPLVSGTPGVYAVSPTCNVPWVPPPAPVPPYSSSCTYGPLGWGPGLQHPPFWPTVPPPPLPLASVGRAVPSPKVEPSGIPASSPESVLPLPMTPPLSLGSAGHGAPQIEPTKVEVKPVPASPHLKHKVSSPVQSPRIKAPSCLSTESVAVEEPASERLKPETQETRPRQKPPSPVAKAVPTPRQGTITKLPAVHPARLRKLSFLPTARAQGPEDVVQAFISEIGIEASDLSSLLEQFEKSEAKKECPPPPPADSLAVGNSGSSCSSSGRSRRCSSSSSSSSSSSSSSSSSSSSRSRSRSPSPRRRSDRRRRYSSYRSHDHYQRQRVLQKERAIEERRVVFIGKIPGRMTRSELKQRFSVFGEIEECTIHFRVQGDNYGFVTYRYAEEAFAAIESGHKLRQADEQPFDLCFGGRRQFCKRSYSDLDSNREDFDPAPVKSKFDSLDFDTLLKQAQKNLRR
- the PPRC1 gene encoding peroxisome proliferator-activated receptor gamma coactivator-related protein 1 isoform X1, translating into MAARRGRRDGVAPPPSGGPGPDPGGGVRGSGWGSRIQAPYGTAGAVSGGEQVLLHEEGDDSGFVSLSRLGPCLRDKDLEMEELMLQDETLLGTMQSYMDASLISLIEDFGSLGESRLSLEDQNEVSLLTALTEILDNADSENLSPFDSIPDSELLVSPREGSSLHKLLTLSRTPPERDLITPVDALGPSTGSSRVSGVEMSLTDPPWDFSPPSFLETSSPKLPSWRPPRSRPRWGQSPPHQQRSDGEEEEEVASFSGQMLAGELDNSISNIPDFPMHLACPEEEDKTAAAEMAVQVAGDESISSLSELVRAMHPYCLPNLTHLTSLEDELQEQPDDLTLPEDCVVLEIVGQAATAGNDLEIPVVVRQIPPGPQPVLLGDSLEAGPALQLLLPTLESETEAAVPKEALCPEKEGLSLDSEEKLESACLSEPREVMEPVAPKGPQNPPANAMQSSQRARKGRRKKSKEQPAAYAEGYARRLRSSSRGQSTVATEVTSQAGNLPQEELQREVEPPRGRGKPRAWARAWAAALEKPSSGNLESSVGQASPAEEGPLDLHPNLVDTIQASPVPAHLSLVDSPRADPIPLDSVEADPTAVEPGLADPVAVDPALVDLVSVNSELVDPLPADPVLIEPVLADSAAIDPAVVVPILGDLPPVDPVPVNPAPVDSVPVDLAPVDPVLIKSRPTDPRRGAVSSAQGSPAPQVLLESEFSDPPKAIPEIKEVVGSLKVENGTNATTQEARPRPLSLSEYRRRRQQRQAEAEERSAQPPAGKWPSLPETPTGLADIPCLVIPPAPAKKTALQRSPEAPPEACFVPLGPSSASPSPEPPASKPVASAPTEQVPLQEMPLPVRPPAPTVQSMPSTMPTALPFTPGRLGMTSMLRLPASGQGVPSLPPPPLQPPSLPMSVGPVPPDPYTHYAPVPPWPCYPPVSPSGYPCLPPPPTVPLVSGTPGVYAVSPTCNVPWVPPPAPVPPYSSSCTYGPLGWGPGLQHPPFWPTVPPPPLPLASVGRAVPSPKVEPSGIPASSPESVLPLPMTPPLSLGSAGHGAPQIEPTKVEVKPVPASPHLKHKVSSPVQSPRIKAPSCLSTESVAVEEPASERLKPETQETRPRQKPPSPVAKAVPTPRQGTITKLPAVHPARLRKLSFLPTARAQGPEDVVQAFISEIGIEASDLSSLLEQFEKSEAKKECPPPPPADSLAVGNSGSVDTPQEKRPLDRLQAPELANVAGLTPPATPPHQLWKPLAAVSLLAKAKSPKSTAQEGTLKPEGVTEAKHPPAARLQEGVCGPSPVHVGSGDHDYCVRSRTPPKKMPALVIPEVGSRWNVKRHQDITIKPVLSLGPAAPLPPCTGASQEPLDHRTSNEQADPAAPCLAPSTLLSPEASPCRNDVNTRIPLEPSAKQRSVRCYRKACRSASPPSRGWQGRRGHSSRSVSSGSNRTSEASSSSSSSSSSSRSRSRSLSPPHKRWRRSSCSSSGRSRRCSSSSSSSSSSSSSSSSSSSSRSRSRSPSPRRRSDRRRRYSSYRSHDHYQRQRVLQKERAIEERRVVFIGKIPGRMTRSELKQRFSVFGEIEECTIHFRVQGDNYGFVTYRYAEEAFAAIESGHKLRQADEQPFDLCFGGRRQFCKRSYSDLDSNREDFDPAPVKSKFDSLDFDTLLKQAQKNLRR